From Streptosporangium album, the proteins below share one genomic window:
- a CDS encoding undecaprenyl-diphosphate phosphatase codes for MPKLIGWFEAVVLGLVQGLTEFLPISSSAHIRVVSAFFGWQDPGAAFTAVIQIGTEAAVVIYFRREIWEIISTWVRSLGNRELRSHHAARMGWYIIVGTLPIVVLGLLFKDSIETVFRDLRLIGTTLIVFGLILWLADRTARTKLTLQKNLSFTHALVYGFAQSLALIPGVSRSGGTVSAGLLLDYRREEAAKYSFLLAIPAVLGAGFLELVKIGDADSPAWGPTILATVISFVVGYAAVAWFLKYISTHRFTGFVIYRILLGIAIIALVSSGVLDPMA; via the coding sequence GTGCCCAAGTTGATCGGCTGGTTCGAAGCGGTGGTCCTCGGGCTCGTTCAGGGGTTGACAGAGTTTCTGCCGATCTCCTCCAGTGCCCACATCAGAGTCGTGTCGGCGTTCTTCGGCTGGCAGGATCCGGGTGCCGCGTTCACCGCGGTGATCCAGATCGGCACCGAGGCGGCGGTGGTCATCTACTTCCGCAGGGAGATCTGGGAGATCATCTCCACCTGGGTCCGGTCACTGGGGAACCGCGAGCTGCGTTCGCACCACGCCGCGAGGATGGGCTGGTACATCATCGTCGGCACCCTGCCGATCGTCGTGCTCGGCCTGCTGTTCAAGGACAGCATCGAGACCGTCTTCCGCGACCTGCGCCTGATCGGCACCACACTGATCGTCTTCGGCCTGATCCTCTGGCTGGCCGACCGCACCGCACGTACCAAGCTCACGCTGCAGAAGAACCTCAGCTTCACGCACGCCCTGGTGTACGGCTTCGCCCAGTCGCTGGCCCTGATCCCGGGCGTCTCCCGCTCCGGAGGCACGGTCAGCGCCGGTCTGCTGCTCGACTATCGCCGTGAGGAGGCCGCGAAGTACTCCTTCCTGCTGGCCATCCCGGCCGTGCTGGGCGCGGGCTTCCTGGAGCTGGTCAAGATCGGCGATGCCGACTCCCCCGCCTGGGGCCCGACGATCCTGGCCACCGTGATCTCGTTCGTCGTCGGCTACGCCGCGGTGGCGTGGTTCCTGAAGTACATCAGCACCCACCGCTTCACCGGATTCGTGATCTACCGGATCCTCCTCGGCATCGCCATCATCGCCCTGGTGAGCTCCGGCGTCCTCGACCCCATGGCCTGA
- a CDS encoding SPFH domain-containing protein, with protein MERRAFRINGFAVLAGLVVLGIAMAAATQAADTTLLPAAAILWGVVAMIVCTGFVVINPNEAKVVQFLGRYVGSVNDAGFQWVLPFTSKRRITLRVRNFETAKLKVNDADGNPVEIAAVVVYKVVDTATAAFSVDDYENYVAIQSEAAVRHLATTHPYDGHEEGGTSLRDGTEVAAELTAELSERTHLAGVEVLEARITHLAYAPEIAQAMLVRQQATQVVAARTQIVAGAVGMVQLALNRLAEEGVVDLDEERKAQMVSNLLVVLCGDRAIQPVVNAGSLYA; from the coding sequence ATGGAACGACGTGCCTTCCGGATCAACGGATTCGCCGTTCTGGCCGGGCTGGTGGTCCTCGGGATCGCCATGGCCGCGGCCACCCAGGCGGCCGACACGACACTGCTACCCGCCGCCGCGATCCTGTGGGGGGTCGTCGCGATGATCGTGTGCACCGGCTTCGTGGTGATCAACCCGAACGAGGCGAAGGTGGTGCAGTTCCTGGGCCGCTACGTCGGGTCGGTGAACGACGCGGGCTTCCAGTGGGTGCTGCCGTTCACCAGCAAGCGGCGGATCACCCTGCGGGTGCGCAACTTCGAGACGGCCAAGCTCAAGGTGAACGACGCCGACGGCAACCCCGTGGAGATCGCGGCCGTCGTGGTCTACAAGGTGGTCGACACCGCCACGGCCGCCTTCTCCGTCGACGACTACGAGAACTACGTGGCGATCCAGTCCGAGGCGGCCGTCCGGCACCTGGCCACCACCCACCCCTATGACGGCCACGAGGAGGGCGGCACCAGCCTGCGTGACGGCACCGAGGTGGCCGCCGAGCTCACCGCCGAGCTGAGCGAGCGCACCCACCTGGCCGGTGTGGAGGTGCTGGAGGCCCGGATCACCCATCTCGCCTACGCACCGGAGATCGCCCAGGCGATGCTGGTCCGCCAGCAGGCCACCCAGGTCGTCGCGGCGCGCACGCAGATCGTCGCGGGCGCGGTAGGAATGGTGCAGCTCGCATTGAACAGGCTGGCCGAGGAGGGCGTCGTGGATCTCGACGAGGAGCGCAAGGCACAGATGGTGTCCAATCTGCTGGTCGTCCTGTGCGGCGACCGGGCGATCCAGCCGGTGGTCAACGCCGGCAGTCTGTATGCCTGA
- a CDS encoding aldehyde dehydrogenase family protein, whose amino-acid sequence MSKAERPSGREPVRLAVRKTYKLYIGGAFPRSESGRSYVVTSSKGDFLANASKASRKDARDAVSAARKAFGGWSGATPYNRGQILYRVAEMLESRRAQFVAELTDTGTKKAGDVVDAAVDRLVWYAGWTDKIASVVGATNPVAGPYFNVSSPEPTGVVAVVAPDEPLLGLVSVIAPVIATGNTCVVIASERAPLPSITLAEVLATSDLPGGVVNILTGSVREIAPWLAAHMDVNAVDLTGVTDPELAVRCEQEAAENLKRVLRPAVTDWSADPGTRRLTAFLETKTVWHPTGV is encoded by the coding sequence ATGAGTAAGGCGGAGCGGCCGAGTGGTCGCGAGCCCGTACGGCTGGCCGTACGCAAGACCTACAAGCTGTACATCGGCGGGGCGTTCCCGCGTTCGGAGAGCGGAAGGTCCTATGTCGTGACCTCCTCCAAGGGCGACTTCCTGGCCAACGCGTCGAAGGCCTCCCGCAAGGACGCCCGCGACGCCGTCTCCGCCGCGCGAAAGGCCTTCGGAGGCTGGTCGGGCGCGACCCCGTACAACCGGGGGCAGATCCTCTACCGCGTCGCAGAGATGCTGGAGAGCCGCCGGGCGCAGTTCGTCGCCGAGCTGACCGACACGGGCACCAAGAAGGCCGGGGACGTCGTGGACGCGGCCGTCGACCGGCTGGTCTGGTACGCCGGCTGGACCGACAAGATCGCCTCGGTGGTCGGGGCGACCAACCCGGTCGCCGGACCTTACTTCAACGTCTCCTCGCCGGAGCCGACCGGCGTGGTCGCGGTGGTCGCCCCGGACGAGCCCCTGCTCGGGCTCGTCTCGGTGATCGCCCCGGTGATCGCCACGGGCAACACCTGCGTCGTGATCGCCAGTGAGCGGGCACCGCTGCCCTCCATCACCCTGGCCGAGGTGCTCGCCACCTCCGACCTGCCCGGCGGCGTGGTCAACATCCTCACCGGCTCGGTCAGGGAGATCGCTCCATGGCTGGCCGCGCACATGGACGTCAACGCCGTCGACCTGACCGGCGTCACCGACCCGGAGCTGGCGGTCAGGTGCGAGCAGGAGGCGGCGGAGAACCTCAAGCGCGTCCTGCGTCCCGCCGTGACCGACTGGTCGGCCGACCCCGGCACCAGACGCCTGACGGCCTTCCTGGAGACCAAGACCGTCTGGCACCCCACCGGCGTCTGA
- a CDS encoding ATP-dependent RNA helicase produces the protein MRSDWSGLPVRHVLPELLAALDERGVAVLTAPPGTGKTTLVPLALAGLLGGRAPRRVIVAEPRRMAVRAAARRMAWLLESEVGAEVGFSVRGERRVGPDTLVEVVTTGVLLQRLQRDAELGGVDVVLVDECHERHLDADTALAFLLDVRATLRPDLRIIATSATADAASWAGLLGSGAAGLPAGSALQPGAPGGSPTSAVPGPDAPEAAPAVHASGAMHPVTPVWAPPPRAVTPPRGLRVDPAFLSHVADVVRRALSEHEGDVLCFLPGVGEIGRVAAMLGGVDVLQVHGQAPARVQDAVLSPGENRRVVLATSVAESSLTVPGVRIVVDSGLAREPRTDHARGLGSLTTVRASKASAVQRAGRAGREAPGVVYRCWSQAEHDRLPEHAQPEIALADLTGFALQAACWGDPGAVGLALLDPPPTAAMEAARRTLHALGALEDRVTARGRRMVAAGVHPRLARALIDVGPRAAEVVALLSEQLPRDADDDLVAVWRSVRRGGDGLSARWRQEAKRLSRAVPRENGAPPRAVRDAEAGRAPARTGDGAGSGRTAAQTRRGQEQGPGDDALAGLVVALAYPERVARRRGGSYLMASGTAAELPQGSRLASAEWLAVAVADRPAGAASARIRQAVVIDEETALLAAASLHRSGEEVVWHIPPGERRGDVSARRVERLGAIELSSARLRDADVRPAVLDGLRVEGLAILRWTPEAVALRERLAFCRRTLGDPWPATDDEALIEAADRWLEPELSRARRRSDLERIDVTSALHRLVPWSARLAETAPERIEVPSGSRIRVDYSGDQPVLAAKVQELFGWDEAPRVAGVPLVVHLLSPAGRPAAVTADLASFWRGDGYRSVRAELRGRYPKHPWPEDPLSAVATRRTNPRR, from the coding sequence ATGCGTTCCGACTGGTCAGGCCTTCCCGTCCGGCACGTCCTGCCCGAGCTGCTCGCGGCCCTGGACGAGCGTGGCGTCGCCGTGCTCACCGCGCCCCCCGGCACGGGCAAGACCACGCTCGTCCCGCTGGCGCTGGCCGGGCTCCTCGGCGGCCGGGCCCCGAGGCGGGTGATCGTGGCCGAACCCCGCCGGATGGCGGTGCGGGCGGCGGCCCGGCGGATGGCGTGGCTGCTGGAGTCGGAGGTCGGCGCGGAGGTCGGGTTCTCGGTCCGGGGTGAGCGCAGAGTGGGTCCGGACACCCTCGTCGAGGTCGTCACCACCGGGGTCCTGCTCCAGCGGCTCCAGCGTGACGCCGAGCTCGGCGGCGTGGACGTGGTGCTGGTGGACGAGTGCCACGAACGCCACCTGGACGCCGACACCGCCCTGGCCTTCCTCCTCGACGTCCGCGCCACCCTCCGCCCCGACCTGCGGATCATCGCCACCTCCGCCACCGCCGACGCCGCGTCCTGGGCCGGGCTGCTCGGCTCCGGCGCAGCCGGCCTCCCCGCGGGCTCCGCACTCCAGCCCGGCGCGCCCGGCGGATCCCCCACGAGCGCCGTGCCCGGGCCGGACGCCCCGGAGGCGGCGCCGGCCGTGCACGCCTCCGGCGCCATGCACCCGGTCACGCCCGTCTGGGCCCCGCCGCCCAGGGCGGTGACGCCCCCGCGCGGCCTGCGGGTGGACCCCGCGTTCCTGTCCCACGTCGCCGACGTCGTACGGCGTGCGCTGAGCGAGCACGAGGGGGACGTGCTGTGCTTCCTGCCCGGGGTCGGCGAGATCGGCAGGGTGGCCGCGATGCTCGGCGGCGTCGACGTCCTGCAGGTCCACGGCCAGGCCCCGGCCCGCGTGCAGGACGCCGTCCTCTCGCCCGGCGAGAACCGGCGGGTGGTGCTCGCCACCTCGGTCGCCGAGTCGAGCCTGACCGTCCCCGGTGTCCGGATCGTGGTCGACTCCGGTCTCGCCCGCGAGCCCCGCACCGACCACGCCCGCGGCCTCGGCTCGCTCACCACCGTCCGCGCGTCCAAGGCGTCGGCCGTCCAGCGCGCCGGCCGGGCGGGGCGCGAGGCGCCGGGGGTCGTGTACCGGTGCTGGTCGCAGGCCGAGCACGACCGGCTCCCCGAACACGCCCAGCCCGAGATCGCCCTGGCCGACCTGACCGGGTTCGCCCTCCAGGCCGCCTGCTGGGGTGATCCCGGCGCAGTCGGCCTGGCCCTGCTCGACCCGCCGCCGACCGCGGCGATGGAGGCCGCGCGGCGGACCCTGCACGCGCTGGGCGCCCTTGAGGACCGGGTCACCGCCCGGGGACGGCGGATGGTCGCCGCCGGGGTCCATCCCCGCCTGGCCCGGGCCCTGATCGACGTCGGGCCCCGGGCCGCCGAGGTGGTGGCTCTGCTGTCGGAGCAGCTCCCCCGGGACGCGGACGACGACCTGGTCGCGGTCTGGCGTTCCGTCCGGCGGGGCGGCGACGGTCTCTCCGCGCGCTGGCGCCAGGAGGCGAAGCGTCTGTCCCGGGCCGTCCCCCGGGAGAACGGGGCTCCGCCGCGGGCCGTACGGGACGCGGAGGCCGGCCGGGCTCCCGCACGGACCGGAGACGGCGCGGGATCCGGGCGGACCGCCGCCCAGACCCGGCGCGGCCAGGAGCAGGGGCCGGGCGACGACGCCCTGGCCGGGCTGGTGGTGGCGCTGGCCTATCCGGAGCGGGTGGCCAGGCGGCGGGGCGGTTCCTACCTCATGGCGTCGGGGACGGCCGCGGAACTCCCGCAGGGGTCACGGCTGGCGAGCGCGGAGTGGCTGGCCGTCGCGGTGGCCGACCGGCCCGCCGGAGCCGCCTCCGCCCGGATCAGGCAGGCGGTCGTGATCGACGAGGAGACCGCCCTGCTCGCCGCCGCCTCCCTGCACCGCTCCGGCGAGGAGGTGGTGTGGCACATCCCGCCCGGGGAGCGGCGCGGTGACGTCTCGGCGCGCCGGGTGGAGCGCCTCGGCGCCATCGAGCTGTCCTCGGCCCGGCTCCGCGACGCCGATGTCAGACCCGCCGTCCTGGACGGGCTGCGCGTCGAGGGCCTGGCGATCCTGCGCTGGACGCCCGAGGCCGTCGCGCTACGCGAGCGCCTGGCCTTCTGTCGCCGGACGCTCGGCGATCCATGGCCCGCGACGGACGACGAGGCCCTGATCGAGGCGGCCGACCGGTGGCTGGAGCCCGAGCTGTCCCGCGCCCGCCGCCGGTCCGACCTGGAGCGGATCGACGTGACCTCGGCGCTGCACCGCCTGGTCCCGTGGAGCGCGCGCCTGGCGGAGACGGCCCCCGAGCGGATCGAGGTCCCGAGCGGGTCGCGGATCAGGGTCGACTACTCCGGCGACCAGCCGGTGCTGGCCGCCAAGGTGCAGGAGCTGTTCGGCTGGGACGAGGCGCCGCGCGTGGCCGGGGTCCCCCTGGTCGTCCATCTGCTCTCCCCGGCGGGACGCCCGGCGGCGGTAACCGCCGATCTGGCCTCCTTCTGGCGCGGTGACGGCTACCGCTCGGTCCGCGCCGAGCTGCGGGGCCGCTATCCCAAGCACCCCTGGCCCGAGGACCCCCTGTCCGCCGTCGCCACCCGCCGGACCAACCCCCGCCGCTGA
- a CDS encoding helix-turn-helix domain-containing protein, which yields MGCAHLGDRDLAGGSFSMWEDMMAQAEAAEQFAARLRMLKSRAGNSFETLAGRTGISRSSLHRYCSGAKLPADFGTVHAFARACGASNDELRDLHRLWALADVARSSPLSPGRAAADQQAERAETGEQPTAQAEQPTARRGVLASWSSPRTRRTASALVAVVLVAATATVALMLRTDRKAEAPTAMESRSGTSTTAPMRVFNIEGDCKSREGRVPACSMGLARDPRLKYDAGNVVSHRVWHDDVLNADCVLYDGDRVEDERGVGTTRWFRVRLDNVAGGFAWLPGVRTQDSPKLPTCAV from the coding sequence GTGGGATGCGCCCATCTCGGCGACCGGGATCTGGCGGGCGGTTCGTTCTCGATGTGGGAGGACATGATGGCGCAGGCGGAAGCGGCCGAGCAGTTCGCTGCCCGGCTTCGAATGCTCAAGAGCCGTGCCGGAAACAGTTTCGAGACGCTGGCCGGACGGACCGGGATCAGCCGTTCCAGCCTCCATCGCTACTGCTCGGGTGCCAAGCTCCCGGCCGACTTCGGTACGGTTCACGCGTTCGCCAGAGCGTGTGGTGCGAGCAACGACGAGTTGCGGGATCTGCACAGACTGTGGGCGCTTGCCGACGTCGCGCGCTCCTCTCCCCTGTCACCCGGGCGTGCCGCCGCAGATCAGCAGGCCGAGCGTGCGGAGACCGGCGAGCAGCCGACAGCGCAGGCCGAGCAGCCGACAGCGCGGAGGGGTGTGCTCGCGTCGTGGTCGAGCCCGCGCACCCGCCGTACGGCATCGGCCCTTGTGGCGGTCGTCCTGGTGGCGGCCACCGCAACCGTCGCCCTCATGCTGAGGACGGACCGCAAGGCCGAGGCGCCCACCGCCATGGAGAGCCGGTCGGGCACTTCCACGACCGCCCCGATGAGAGTCTTCAACATCGAGGGCGACTGTAAGAGCAGGGAGGGGCGGGTCCCCGCCTGCAGCATGGGGCTGGCCCGCGACCCTCGCTTGAAATACGACGCCGGCAACGTGGTCAGCCACCGCGTGTGGCACGACGACGTGTTGAACGCCGACTGTGTTCTCTACGACGGCGACCGGGTCGAGGACGAGAGGGGCGTCGGCACGACGCGCTGGTTCCGGGTCCGGCTCGACAACGTGGCCGGTGGTTTCGCCTGGCTTCCCGGCGTACGCACCCAGGACAGTCCGAAATTGCCCACCTGCGCCGTCTGA
- a CDS encoding SigE family RNA polymerase sigma factor, whose protein sequence is MTEFAEYVAQRHERLRRTAYLLTRDWATAEDLVQTALARAWLAWRRIDGDPDPYVYRIIANTHASWWRRRWRGETPTEVLPDRAAAGDFTDAVGDRDVLWTAIGALSGRQRAVVVLHYFEGMTLAQVAEVLRCSIGAVKSQLGRALARLRIDQGVRTMTEAKR, encoded by the coding sequence ATGACTGAGTTCGCGGAATACGTCGCGCAGCGGCACGAACGGCTGCGAAGAACGGCGTATCTCCTCACCAGGGACTGGGCGACCGCCGAGGACCTGGTCCAGACGGCGCTGGCCAGGGCGTGGCTCGCCTGGCGGCGGATCGACGGCGACCCCGACCCGTACGTCTACCGGATCATCGCCAACACGCACGCCTCCTGGTGGCGGCGGCGCTGGCGGGGGGAGACCCCCACCGAGGTCCTGCCGGACCGGGCGGCCGCGGGGGACTTCACCGACGCCGTCGGTGACCGGGACGTGCTGTGGACGGCGATCGGCGCGCTGTCGGGCCGCCAGCGGGCGGTGGTCGTCCTGCACTACTTCGAGGGGATGACCCTGGCCCAGGTGGCCGAGGTGCTGAGGTGCTCGATCGGTGCGGTGAAGAGCCAGCTCGGCAGGGCGCTGGCCCGGCTACGGATCGACCAGGGGGTTCGGACGATGACGGAGGCGAAGCGATGA
- a CDS encoding aldehyde dehydrogenase family protein, which translates to MFEYAPAPESRDVVDIKSSYGLFIGGEFADGTGTSLKTINPASEEVLAEVAVASADDVDRAVRAAREAFGTWSAMPGSERAKYLFRIARIIQERARELAVLETLDNGKPIRESRDVDLPLVAAHFFYYAGWADKLGYAGYGPDPRPLGVAGQVIPWNFPLLMLAWKIAPALAAGNTVVLKPAETTPLSALLFAEICRQADLPPGVVNIVTGAGETGAALVNHPDVNKVAFTGSTEVGRLIARSVAGSDKKVTLELGGKAANIVFDDAALDQAVEGIVNGIFFNQGHVCCAGSRLLVQESIATELLDALKRRLGTLRLGDPLDKNTDIGAINSAAQLAKIRELSDLGEAEGAERWSPVCPLPDKGFWFPPTIFTGVAQSHRIAREEVFGPVLSVLTFRTPAEAVEKANNTPFGLSAGVWTEKGSRILWMADRLRAGVVWANTFNKFDPTSPFGGYKESGYGREGGRHGLEAYLDV; encoded by the coding sequence ATGTTCGAATACGCACCGGCCCCCGAATCCCGCGACGTCGTCGACATCAAGTCGTCCTACGGCCTGTTCATCGGCGGCGAGTTCGCCGACGGGACGGGCACGTCCCTCAAGACGATCAACCCCGCGTCCGAGGAGGTCCTGGCCGAGGTGGCCGTCGCCTCCGCCGACGACGTGGACCGGGCCGTCCGGGCCGCACGCGAGGCGTTCGGCACCTGGTCGGCGATGCCCGGTTCCGAGCGGGCGAAATACCTGTTCAGGATCGCCCGCATCATTCAGGAGCGTGCGCGCGAGCTGGCCGTGCTGGAGACCCTGGACAACGGAAAGCCGATCCGCGAGTCCCGCGACGTCGACCTGCCGCTGGTCGCGGCGCACTTCTTCTACTACGCGGGCTGGGCCGACAAACTCGGCTACGCCGGGTACGGCCCGGACCCGAGGCCGCTCGGCGTCGCCGGCCAGGTCATCCCGTGGAACTTCCCGCTGCTCATGCTCGCGTGGAAGATCGCTCCCGCACTGGCCGCCGGCAACACCGTCGTCCTCAAGCCGGCCGAGACCACCCCGCTGAGCGCGCTGCTGTTCGCGGAGATCTGCCGGCAGGCCGACCTCCCGCCGGGCGTGGTCAACATCGTGACCGGCGCGGGCGAGACCGGCGCGGCCCTGGTGAACCACCCGGACGTGAACAAGGTCGCCTTCACCGGTTCCACCGAGGTCGGCCGTCTGATCGCCCGCTCCGTCGCCGGGTCGGACAAGAAGGTCACCCTGGAACTCGGCGGCAAGGCCGCCAACATCGTGTTCGACGACGCCGCACTCGACCAGGCCGTCGAGGGCATCGTCAACGGGATCTTCTTCAACCAGGGGCACGTCTGCTGCGCCGGCTCCCGCCTGCTGGTCCAGGAGTCGATCGCGACGGAGCTGCTCGACGCGCTGAAGCGGCGCCTCGGCACGCTGCGCCTGGGCGACCCGCTGGACAAGAACACCGACATCGGGGCGATCAACTCCGCCGCCCAGCTCGCCAAGATCCGCGAGCTCTCCGACCTCGGCGAGGCGGAGGGCGCCGAGCGCTGGTCCCCGGTGTGCCCGCTGCCCGACAAGGGCTTCTGGTTCCCGCCGACGATCTTCACCGGCGTCGCCCAGTCGCACCGGATCGCCCGTGAGGAGGTCTTCGGCCCGGTCCTGTCCGTGCTGACCTTCCGCACCCCCGCCGAGGCTGTCGAGAAGGCCAACAACACCCCCTTCGGCCTGTCGGCGGGAGTGTGGACCGAGAAGGGCTCGCGCATCCTGTGGATGGCGGACAGGCTCCGCGCGGGCGTCGTCTGGGCCAACACCTTCAACAAGTTCGACCCCACCTCCCCGTTCGGCGGCTACAAGGAGTCCGGATACGGCAGGGAGGGCGGACGTCATGGGTTGGAGGCGTATCTCGATGTGTGA
- a CDS encoding amidase, giving the protein MSWVGKSAAEIAEAVRRGRATAPAVVEEHLQTIAKYDGRIGAFRKVRAERALAEAWAVQGRDDLAGLPLAGVPVAIKDNVAVRGEATRNGSAATSNAAATEDHPVVTRLRAAGAVVVGITNVPELCLAGFSDSVYGVTRNPWDLRRTPGGSSSGSAAAVAAGMVPLAQGNDGLGSLRIPAACCGLVSIKPGQEVVPAPEHDWHGMAENGPLATTVTDLALALAVMAGDMSLATPGESESLEFGSAIDDYPGGLTPSEPMKLRIAVAPAPLPPGFTVDAEFQRAVVEAADTLGTAGHTVVDHDTRMPGWLGSATIATWLACARQDVEGLDPRRLEQRTRSLSRMGGLLARIGMDGSAGRDRWRAYGADQWFGNADVLVTPTLAAVPPPAERWGRRGLLANMRTNLTYAPATAAWNMAGWPAMTIPYGWHSTGMPIGVQLVAAPGGESQLLALAAQLESAHPWLRHAPLD; this is encoded by the coding sequence ATGTCGTGGGTGGGAAAGTCCGCAGCGGAGATCGCGGAGGCCGTACGACGGGGGAGGGCCACCGCGCCGGCGGTCGTCGAGGAGCATCTTCAGACGATCGCCAAGTATGACGGGCGCATCGGGGCGTTCCGCAAGGTCCGCGCCGAGCGGGCGCTCGCCGAGGCGTGGGCCGTACAGGGGCGGGACGACCTGGCAGGGCTGCCGCTCGCCGGGGTGCCCGTCGCGATCAAGGACAACGTCGCGGTCCGGGGTGAGGCGACGCGTAACGGGTCGGCGGCGACGTCGAACGCCGCCGCCACCGAGGATCATCCGGTGGTGACCAGGCTCAGGGCGGCGGGCGCGGTGGTCGTGGGGATCACCAACGTGCCGGAGCTGTGCCTGGCGGGGTTCTCCGACAGCGTGTACGGCGTGACGCGCAATCCCTGGGACCTGAGACGCACTCCGGGCGGGTCGTCGAGCGGGAGCGCGGCGGCCGTGGCCGCGGGGATGGTCCCGCTGGCCCAGGGCAACGACGGGCTCGGCTCGCTGCGCATCCCGGCCGCCTGCTGCGGGCTCGTCTCGATCAAGCCGGGCCAGGAGGTGGTCCCCGCGCCCGAGCACGACTGGCACGGGATGGCGGAGAACGGCCCGCTGGCCACGACCGTGACCGACCTCGCCCTGGCACTGGCGGTGATGGCCGGCGACATGTCCCTGGCGACGCCCGGCGAGAGCGAGTCCCTCGAATTCGGCAGCGCCATCGACGACTACCCGGGCGGGCTCACCCCGTCGGAGCCGATGAAGCTGCGGATCGCGGTGGCCCCCGCGCCGCTGCCGCCGGGGTTCACGGTGGACGCCGAGTTCCAGCGGGCGGTGGTCGAGGCGGCGGACACGCTCGGCACCGCGGGCCACACCGTGGTGGATCACGACACCCGGATGCCCGGCTGGCTCGGCTCCGCCACGATCGCCACCTGGCTGGCATGCGCCCGGCAGGATGTGGAGGGGCTCGACCCGCGCAGGCTGGAGCAGCGCACCAGGTCCCTGTCGAGGATGGGCGGGCTGCTCGCCCGTATCGGGATGGACGGCTCGGCGGGCCGCGACCGCTGGCGCGCCTACGGGGCCGACCAGTGGTTCGGCAACGCCGACGTGCTCGTCACCCCGACGCTCGCCGCCGTCCCCCCGCCCGCCGAGCGCTGGGGCCGGCGCGGGTTGCTGGCCAACATGCGCACCAACCTGACGTACGCCCCCGCCACCGCGGCCTGGAACATGGCCGGCTGGCCCGCCATGACGATCCCGTACGGCTGGCACTCCACCGGCATGCCCATCGGCGTCCAGCTCGTCGCCGCCCCGGGCGGCGAGTCACAGCTCCTGGCCCTGGCCGCCCAGTTGGAGAGCGCCCACCCCTGGCTCCGCCACGCCCCGCTCGACTGA